In one window of Palaemon carinicauda isolate YSFRI2023 chromosome 2, ASM3689809v2, whole genome shotgun sequence DNA:
- the LOC137622359 gene encoding uncharacterized protein: MKIAYLIVVNLFVLAAKASEISESQNKTSQASERTESLVRDVIDDVIPNHVSREEGNTREKKSIVKRDAISQRFSSFEIFIIASREIEFIDRFKEEYAQDFISRSWNEADALFPRGCLNDAYLPPSRLLPFALLPYMEELPRSYGLMQHCLVSLENLILDQIHVREHKFIRQLNDIFRSVVQILDYLKSYMEINTCVVDDAKTRSLTSMVYEDADFVDRRKRAFVILRDVRASFEYLKETYSPIP, translated from the exons ATGAAGATAGCGTATTTAATCGTCGTAAATCTCTTCGTGCTGGCGGCTAAAGCCTCTGAGATAAGCGAATCCCAAAATAAGACCTCCCAGGCGTCAGAAAGAACGGAATCTCTCGTGCGTGACGTAATCGATGACGTCATCCCCAATCATGTAAGCCGTGAGGAAGGAAACACTCGAGAGAAGAAATCCATCGTCAAGAGAGATGCCATTTCCCAAAGGTTTAGCTCTTTCGAGATTTTTATCATTGCTTCAAGAGAAATAGAATTCATTGACAGATTCAAAGAGGAATAT GCGCAAGATTTCATCAGCAGGAGCTGGAATGAAGCTGACGCCTTATTCCCAAGAGGATGCCTAAACGACGCCTATCTTCCTCCATCCAGGCTACTGCCATTTGCCTTACTTCCTTACATGGAAGAACTACCCAGATCGTATGGTCTAATGCAGCACTGTTTGGTATCACTAGAAAATCTTATTTTGGATCAGATCCACGTAAGGGAACACAAGTTTATCCGCCAACTAAACGATATTTTCAGGAGCGTGGTGCAGATTTTGGATTACCTGAAAAGTTACATGGAAATCAACACCTGTGTGGTAGACGATGCTAAGACGAGAAGCCTGACTTCGATGGTTTATGAGGATGCCGATTTTGTTGATCGGAGGAAAAGAGCCTTTGTTATTCTAAGGGATGTTAGGGCATCCTTTGAGTATCTTAAGGAAACTTACAGTCCAATACCCTGA